One genomic window of Cyanobacteriota bacterium includes the following:
- the rplT gene encoding 50S ribosomal protein L20: MMRVKRGIARKTKHKKILKLTKGFKGGRSKIFKAAMQGMMHALKRAFKDRRLKKRDFRGLWIQRIGAAVTPLGLSYSRFINSLTKSNIGLNRKMLAELAVQDKAAFENVVSLAKTA, from the coding sequence ATAATGAGAGTAAAACGAGGAATAGCTAGAAAAACGAAACACAAGAAAATCTTGAAATTAACCAAGGGTTTCAAAGGTGGACGTAGCAAAATATTTAAAGCAGCAATGCAAGGAATGATGCATGCCCTTAAAAGAGCATTCAAAGACAGACGTCTTAAGAAAAGAGATTTCAGAGGACTTTGGATTCAACGTATTGGTGCGGCTGTAACTCCACTAGGATTGTCTTACAGTAGATTTATCAATAGCTTAACTAAATCCAATATTGGACTTAATCGTAAAATGCTTGCTGAACTTGCAGTTCAAGACAAAGCTGCGTTCGAAAATGTAGTCAGTCTTGCAAAAACTGCGTAG
- a CDS encoding MurT ligase domain-containing protein, whose amino-acid sequence MAARLSLAIALAKLAKATIKLLKQGAGSALPGRVALAIEPQALTLFADQLKPRDLSQKVQEQGLRTPLGFMRSLLAINENSRNAAIGSSVTNLSKLQSMVTGTNGKTTTSGILKEIYKAATNQDPISNDMGANLYYGIVAELINSSTLGGKLKSNHYVLEVDEAAFPEISKQLVPSSILVTNLFRDQLDRFGEIDTTQKLIVKGIQQCAGSTIILNADDAKVFEIKELLNEQDFKFFSFRVESDSKISNFDSKTAAKQETDLVTELLENKVGSSRIKLNYQGQSVELELKLPGLYNTYNASAAAATAIVAGIDLETIKQGIANYHGNFGRAERKEFNSVEFQCFLIKNPTGATEVLKDLAQDPQAKYLIAINDNYADGRDVSWLWDAEFERLKTESTIICSGSRAEDMALRLKYAGIKPEQISIENNLKKALKLATSSKKANEQLYLLPTYTALLELNKL is encoded by the coding sequence ATGGCCGCCAGGTTAAGTCTAGCTATTGCCTTAGCCAAACTTGCTAAGGCAACGATCAAATTGCTCAAACAGGGAGCTGGTTCTGCTTTACCTGGCAGAGTAGCACTCGCTATAGAACCCCAAGCTTTGACATTATTTGCTGATCAATTAAAGCCAAGAGATTTATCACAAAAGGTTCAAGAGCAAGGCTTGCGAACCCCATTGGGGTTTATGCGAAGTTTATTAGCTATAAATGAGAACTCGCGTAACGCAGCTATTGGATCTTCAGTGACAAATCTAAGTAAGTTGCAGAGCATGGTTACTGGCACTAATGGTAAGACGACCACAAGTGGGATTCTCAAAGAGATTTATAAAGCAGCCACTAATCAAGATCCAATCTCTAATGATATGGGTGCCAATTTATATTATGGAATTGTCGCTGAATTAATCAACTCAAGCACTCTTGGCGGCAAACTCAAATCCAATCACTATGTACTAGAAGTAGACGAAGCTGCTTTCCCAGAAATCAGCAAGCAACTGGTACCAAGCTCTATTCTCGTCACTAATCTTTTTAGAGACCAGCTTGATAGGTTTGGCGAGATAGACACCACTCAAAAGCTGATAGTCAAAGGAATTCAACAATGTGCTGGCTCAACTATCATCCTTAACGCTGATGATGCCAAAGTATTTGAGATCAAAGAATTACTCAATGAGCAAGACTTCAAGTTTTTTAGTTTTAGAGTTGAGTCAGATAGTAAAATCAGCAACTTTGATTCAAAGACAGCAGCTAAACAAGAAACAGATTTAGTAACAGAGTTACTTGAAAACAAAGTTGGTAGTTCTCGTATCAAACTAAACTATCAAGGTCAATCGGTAGAACTCGAACTTAAATTACCAGGACTCTATAATACCTACAACGCCAGTGCAGCTGCAGCGACAGCGATTGTTGCTGGCATTGACTTAGAAACTATCAAACAAGGTATTGCAAATTATCATGGCAACTTTGGCAGAGCAGAGAGAAAAGAATTCAACAGTGTTGAATTTCAATGCTTTCTAATTAAAAATCCAACCGGTGCCACAGAAGTACTTAAAGACCTAGCCCAAGATCCTCAAGCCAAATACTTAATAGCGATCAACGATAATTATGCTGATGGCAGAGATGTTTCTTGGCTCTGGGACGCTGAGTTTGAAAGACTCAAAACCGAATCAACTATAATTTGTAGTGGTAGCCGTGCTGAAGACATGGCATTGAGACTGAAATATGCAGGAATCAAGCCAGAACAAATCTCAATAGAAAATAATTTGAAAAAAGCACTCAAACTTGCAACTAGCTCCAAAAAAGCAAATGAGCAGCTTTATTTGCTTCCCACTTATACTGCTCTTTTAGAATTGAATAAACTGTGA
- a CDS encoding histidine triad nucleotide-binding protein — MSSDCIFCKIIRNEIPTELLYETEQLIAFKDISPASPHHYLIIPKIHKASLNEFDQEHKLILGEILLAAKEIAIKQGFAEDGYRTVINTGKDGGQTVHHLHMHLLAGRGHKWPPG, encoded by the coding sequence ATGAGCTCAGATTGTATCTTTTGCAAAATCATCAGAAATGAAATCCCCACTGAACTTCTCTATGAAACAGAGCAGTTAATTGCTTTTAAAGACATCAGCCCAGCAAGCCCGCATCATTATCTAATCATTCCCAAAATACACAAAGCAAGCCTGAATGAGTTTGACCAAGAGCACAAATTGATACTTGGAGAAATACTTTTAGCTGCAAAAGAAATTGCAATCAAACAAGGATTTGCTGAAGATGGCTACAGAACAGTGATTAACACTGGCAAAGACGGCGGGCAAACAGTGCATCACTTGCATATGCATCTACTAGCTGGAAGGGGACATAAATGGCCGCCAGGTTAA
- a CDS encoding nuclear transport factor 2 family protein, producing MIRTFLSVFLSILLLCVPAQASDSETVEKIYQEIYQAWNDHDADKLFAYYSKSFITGDGINKDEYRELTAKLWETYPDIKIENQKKTIRSQDNYATISGIDFFYGTSAEENNDLKKSGILNAISQGQTFLQKYGKNWKIESDHINFELVTVYYGNAKQYLDEHQIYFSSPEQVKSDDQYSATLYFILPENIKATATINKELIQKPGDISPEESFQIIKDHKLERLFQANTNNYNELVSATIILSKGIIEPKLDGILYISKRVNVLATITKEKQDQIVKEAFAATSKTKEKK from the coding sequence ATGATCAGAACTTTTCTTTCTGTTTTCCTATCTATTTTATTACTTTGTGTTCCAGCACAGGCATCTGATAGCGAAACTGTCGAAAAAATATACCAGGAAATATATCAAGCATGGAATGACCATGATGCCGATAAATTATTTGCTTACTACAGCAAAAGTTTTATCACAGGTGATGGTATTAACAAAGATGAATATCGTGAACTGACTGCAAAACTCTGGGAAACTTACCCTGATATCAAAATTGAAAACCAAAAGAAGACTATCAGAAGTCAGGATAACTACGCTACTATTTCAGGAATCGATTTTTTCTATGGTACGAGTGCTGAAGAGAACAATGACCTAAAAAAATCTGGAATACTTAATGCAATTTCCCAAGGACAAACTTTCTTGCAAAAATATGGCAAGAACTGGAAAATTGAATCAGACCATATCAATTTTGAATTAGTTACTGTTTATTACGGTAACGCCAAACAATACCTTGATGAACACCAAATATACTTTAGCAGTCCAGAACAAGTCAAATCTGATGATCAATATTCAGCAACACTTTACTTTATACTGCCAGAGAACATTAAAGCAACAGCCACTATTAATAAAGAGCTCATCCAAAAACCTGGTGACATTAGTCCAGAAGAATCCTTTCAAATCATCAAAGACCATAAGCTCGAAAGACTATTTCAAGCGAACACCAATAATTACAATGAACTTGTTAGCGCCACAATCATTTTATCTAAGGGGATCATTGAGCCCAAGCTTGACGGCATACTTTATATCTCCAAAAGAGTTAACGTACTTGCGACAATAACAAAAGAAAAGCAAGACCAAATAGTCAAAGAAGCTTTTGCTGCAACATCAAAAACTAAAGAAAAGAAATAA
- the rpmI gene encoding 50S ribosomal protein L35, producing MCKRKTNKSAKKRFKITGTGKVTFKKSGIKHLNSHMSARHKLRLRRPESVMDASQMDNAMAMFPYPKYAR from the coding sequence ATGTGCAAAAGAAAGACGAACAAGTCAGCCAAAAAAAGATTCAAAATTACTGGTACGGGTAAAGTGACCTTTAAAAAGTCAGGTATTAAACACTTGAACTCACATATGTCTGCCAGACATAAGTTGAGATTAAGAAGACCAGAATCTGTGATGGATGCTTCACAAATGGACAACGCTATGGCTATGTTCCCGTATCCAAAATACGCACGTTAG
- a CDS encoding bifunctional 3,4-dihydroxy-2-butanone-4-phosphate synthase/GTP cyclohydrolase II, producing MSQEIQFNTIEEAIADIKAGKMVVVADDSDRENEGDLICAADAVNPEIINFMAKEGRGLICLALDKKIAANLELGEMVDVSSDTMQTAFTISIDADPRFGVSTGISASDRAKTIQVAIQDDAKPSDLRRPGHIFPLKAIDGGVLKRIGHTEAAVDLARLAGFKSAGVICEILKEDGEMARRDDLVIFAKKHDLKFITIADLVAYRLKNERFVHRVTEAALPTKYDEDFRIIGYKDFLSNKEHVALVLGDVEHSQDKSVLVRMHSECLTGDLFGSLRCDCGDQLSSSIEQIRDEGLGVLVYLRQEGRGIGLLNKIKAYNLQDQGDDTVEANHKLGFPSDLRSFGVGAQILTDLGLKKIRLLTNNPKKIHGIDGYGLEIVDRVGIQIKSQKHNEKYLGTKKDKMGHLL from the coding sequence ATGAGTCAAGAAATTCAATTTAACACTATAGAAGAAGCGATTGCTGATATCAAAGCCGGCAAAATGGTGGTTGTGGCTGATGATAGCGACAGAGAAAACGAGGGCGATTTGATCTGCGCCGCTGATGCGGTGAACCCTGAGATTATCAATTTTATGGCTAAGGAGGGTAGAGGTTTGATTTGTCTTGCCTTGGACAAAAAGATTGCTGCCAATTTAGAGCTTGGTGAGATGGTAGATGTCAGTAGCGATACTATGCAAACCGCATTCACTATTAGTATTGATGCTGATCCTCGTTTTGGAGTTAGTACTGGTATTAGTGCTTCTGATAGAGCAAAGACCATTCAAGTTGCAATTCAAGATGACGCTAAGCCAAGTGACCTAAGAAGACCTGGACATATTTTTCCGCTTAAAGCTATTGATGGTGGTGTGCTCAAACGCATTGGTCACACCGAAGCTGCCGTTGACCTAGCAAGACTTGCAGGCTTCAAGAGTGCAGGGGTGATTTGTGAGATTCTTAAAGAAGACGGGGAAATGGCTCGTAGAGATGATTTAGTGATTTTTGCAAAAAAACATGACCTCAAATTCATCACTATCGCTGATCTTGTTGCTTACAGACTTAAAAACGAACGTTTTGTACATAGAGTGACTGAAGCAGCCCTGCCAACTAAATACGATGAGGATTTTAGGATTATTGGTTACAAGGATTTTCTCTCTAACAAAGAACATGTGGCTCTAGTTTTGGGCGACGTAGAACACTCACAAGACAAATCAGTATTAGTAAGAATGCATAGTGAGTGCCTTACTGGTGATTTATTTGGCAGTCTTAGATGTGACTGCGGCGATCAGCTCAGTAGCTCCATTGAACAAATTCGCGACGAAGGACTTGGTGTCTTAGTTTATCTAAGACAAGAAGGTCGTGGTATTGGTTTACTCAATAAAATCAAAGCATATAACTTGCAAGATCAAGGTGATGATACCGTAGAAGCCAATCACAAACTGGGTTTCCCCTCTGACCTAAGGTCATTTGGAGTTGGCGCGCAGATACTCACAGACCTAGGTTTAAAGAAAATTAGACTGCTGACAAACAACCCTAAAAAAATCCATGGGATTGATGGTTATGGCTTAGAGATTGTAGATAGAGTTGGAATTCAAATCAAGAGTCAGAAACATAATGAGAAGTATCTTGGTACTAAGAAAGACAAAATGGGTCACTTATTATAA
- a CDS encoding asparaginase, with protein sequence MINTIKLAQVFRDNLLESEHFGIVTLINSVGELISAGDADFTCFTRSLIKPIQAKVAKDILGDDLSGELLAISIASHNSEPEQLLLVKKLMSKFNIQEDDLHCGTYKTPSYSLKSKIEHNCSAKHSALIAACKKQGWSLNDYTQIDHPIQKLILKELEDLLAESLGAFGIDGCGLPSFHMSLSKMTKIFAAMIVNPAYGEILQAMRDYPLIIGGKSQIDSLLMNNSKKLIAKGGAEGLMMIANLETKEVVLIKIIDGSSRVKGIVSKAIAQQLNWLEQDFIIDNTILNSNKDVIGSYAACDFTSFELF encoded by the coding sequence ATGATTAATACAATTAAATTAGCCCAAGTTTTTAGAGATAATCTACTCGAGAGTGAACATTTTGGAATTGTGACATTGATTAATTCTGTTGGAGAATTAATCAGTGCAGGAGATGCTGATTTCACTTGTTTTACTAGATCTTTAATTAAACCAATTCAAGCCAAAGTTGCAAAAGATATTCTCGGTGATGACTTAAGTGGTGAATTATTAGCAATTTCGATAGCTTCTCATAATTCTGAACCCGAGCAGCTCCTTTTGGTTAAAAAATTAATGTCCAAGTTTAATATTCAAGAAGATGATCTACATTGTGGAACTTACAAGACTCCAAGTTATAGTTTGAAATCAAAGATCGAACATAACTGTTCTGCTAAACATTCTGCCTTAATTGCCGCATGTAAAAAACAAGGTTGGTCACTTAATGATTATACGCAGATTGATCACCCTATACAAAAATTAATTCTAAAAGAACTAGAAGACTTGTTAGCTGAGAGCTTGGGGGCTTTTGGAATTGATGGTTGTGGACTGCCGAGCTTTCACATGAGTCTCTCTAAAATGACTAAGATCTTTGCAGCCATGATTGTTAATCCTGCTTATGGTGAGATTCTTCAGGCAATGAGAGACTATCCTTTGATTATTGGAGGTAAGTCTCAAATTGATTCACTTTTGATGAACAATTCCAAGAAGCTAATTGCCAAGGGCGGTGCTGAGGGCTTGATGATGATTGCAAATCTTGAGACAAAAGAAGTTGTTCTAATTAAAATTATCGATGGTAGTAGCAGAGTCAAGGGCATTGTCTCTAAAGCGATTGCTCAGCAATTGAATTGGTTAGAGCAAGATTTTATTATTGACAATACTATCCTTAATAGCAATAAAGATGTAATCGGCTCTTATGCCGCTTGTGATTTTACTTCTTTCGAGTTATTTTAG